One window from the genome of Penaeus monodon isolate SGIC_2016 chromosome 4, NSTDA_Pmon_1, whole genome shotgun sequence encodes:
- the LOC119572311 gene encoding uncharacterized protein LOC119572311 isoform X1 produces the protein MDVSKTQLTQHSKQNSLVIFGQQVLTVRMTRLPRWPVMLALLAVLPGIALCHGIDDIVESSNTTSHSRVKRVIYLTSERRLTLPPETVLVLTPTLSLPFARNLPTGYGASMTISIPFKIGFDDLGLTSEENPWGIWPNFGLFRKKRDTFTSYPGVNYAGGDREMMYQVVEDTLFNMGMNGKGCLLRAICEMFQFPLDNHGFFGEVLELFFSASRSPHAEKRLNEYTRAERTGRSTGDCFEYQELCPHSFFTNPGQTKWLEAEKYMEQYSEGGNTRADDKVTEKVTEDRPKKTTKKNTDKKAQRGSRRAYN, from the exons GATGACGCGACTTCCGAGATGGCCGGTGATGTTGGCACTCCTGGCGGTGTTGCCTGGCATCGCGCTCTGCCATGGCATTGACGATATCGTGGAGAGCTCGAACACCAC GTCGCATTCCCGAGTGAAGAGAGTGATCTACTTGACGAGCGAGCGCCGCCTGACCCTTCCGCCGGAGACTGTGCTGGTCCTCACGCCTACCCTCAGTCTGCCCTTCGCCAGGAACTTACCGACGGGCTACGGCGCCTCTATGACGATCTCGATCCCCTTCAAGA TTGGATTTGATGACCTGGGTTTGACCTCCGAAGAGAATCCTTGGGGTATTTGGCCGAACTTCGGATTatttaggaagaagagagacaccTTCACTTCCTACCCTGGCGTCAACTATGCGGGAGGAGACAG AGAGATGATGTACCAGGTCGTAGAAGACACTCTGTTCAACATGGGCATGAATGGAAAAGGATGCCTCCTGAGGGCCATCTGCGAAATGTTCCAGTTTCCCCTCGATAATCACGGTTTCTTTGGTGAAGTCCTCGAACTTTTCTTCAG CGCCAGCCGATCTCCTCACGCCGAGAAGAGGCTGAATGAGTACACGAGAGCGGAGAGAACCGGCAGGTCCACTGGAGACTGCTTCGAGTATCAAGAATTGTGTCCTCATTCTTTCTTCACCAATCCTGGGCAGACGAAATGGCt AGAGGCGGAGAAATACATGGAACAGTATTCAGAAGGAGGAAACACACGAGCGGACGATAAAGTTACGGAGAAAGTAACGGAAGACAGACcgaagaagacgacgaaaaaGAACACCGATAAGAAGGCGCAAAGGGGCTCAAGAAGGGCATATAATTAA
- the LOC119572311 gene encoding uncharacterized protein LOC119572311 isoform X2, which produces MTRLPRWPVMLALLAVLPGIALCHGIDDIVESSNTTSHSRVKRVIYLTSERRLTLPPETVLVLTPTLSLPFARNLPTGYGASMTISIPFKIGFDDLGLTSEENPWGIWPNFGLFRKKRDTFTSYPGVNYAGGDREMMYQVVEDTLFNMGMNGKGCLLRAICEMFQFPLDNHGFFGEVLELFFSASRSPHAEKRLNEYTRAERTGRSTGDCFEYQELCPHSFFTNPGQTKWLEAEKYMEQYSEGGNTRADDKVTEKVTEDRPKKTTKKNTDKKAQRGSRRAYN; this is translated from the exons ATGACGCGACTTCCGAGATGGCCGGTGATGTTGGCACTCCTGGCGGTGTTGCCTGGCATCGCGCTCTGCCATGGCATTGACGATATCGTGGAGAGCTCGAACACCAC GTCGCATTCCCGAGTGAAGAGAGTGATCTACTTGACGAGCGAGCGCCGCCTGACCCTTCCGCCGGAGACTGTGCTGGTCCTCACGCCTACCCTCAGTCTGCCCTTCGCCAGGAACTTACCGACGGGCTACGGCGCCTCTATGACGATCTCGATCCCCTTCAAGA TTGGATTTGATGACCTGGGTTTGACCTCCGAAGAGAATCCTTGGGGTATTTGGCCGAACTTCGGATTatttaggaagaagagagacaccTTCACTTCCTACCCTGGCGTCAACTATGCGGGAGGAGACAG AGAGATGATGTACCAGGTCGTAGAAGACACTCTGTTCAACATGGGCATGAATGGAAAAGGATGCCTCCTGAGGGCCATCTGCGAAATGTTCCAGTTTCCCCTCGATAATCACGGTTTCTTTGGTGAAGTCCTCGAACTTTTCTTCAG CGCCAGCCGATCTCCTCACGCCGAGAAGAGGCTGAATGAGTACACGAGAGCGGAGAGAACCGGCAGGTCCACTGGAGACTGCTTCGAGTATCAAGAATTGTGTCCTCATTCTTTCTTCACCAATCCTGGGCAGACGAAATGGCt AGAGGCGGAGAAATACATGGAACAGTATTCAGAAGGAGGAAACACACGAGCGGACGATAAAGTTACGGAGAAAGTAACGGAAGACAGACcgaagaagacgacgaaaaaGAACACCGATAAGAAGGCGCAAAGGGGCTCAAGAAGGGCATATAATTAA